The proteins below are encoded in one region of Asticcacaulis excentricus CB 48:
- the rfbB gene encoding dTDP-glucose 4,6-dehydratase, producing the protein MRILVTGGAGFIGSALVRYLVSEVGAEVLNLDKLTYAGNLASLEPIAGANNYSFVQADICAREAVVAAINGFKPDHIMHLAAESHVDRSITGAGEFVQTNVIGTFTMLEAARHYWNGLSGDDKANFRFLHVSTDEVYGSLGETGLFEEVTPYDPSSPYSASKAASDHLAKAWHRTYGLPVIVSNCSNNYGPFHFPEKLIPLNILNALEGKALTVYGDGSNIRDWLYVEDHARALHLIASKGRLGETYNVGGRNERKNIDVVHRICALMDEMHPQGAPHDRLITFVTDRPGHDHRYAIDATKLETELGWKARENFDTGIEKTVRWYLDNEQWWRPLRGGVYTGERLGVLGEKV; encoded by the coding sequence ATGCGTATTCTTGTGACCGGCGGGGCCGGCTTTATTGGTTCAGCGCTTGTGCGCTATCTGGTCTCTGAAGTCGGCGCAGAGGTTTTGAACCTCGACAAGCTCACCTACGCGGGCAACCTGGCTTCGCTTGAGCCGATTGCAGGGGCAAATAACTACAGCTTCGTTCAGGCCGATATCTGCGCTCGCGAAGCGGTCGTAGCAGCCATCAACGGCTTTAAGCCTGACCATATCATGCATCTGGCGGCTGAGAGCCACGTTGACCGTTCGATCACCGGAGCGGGCGAGTTTGTGCAGACCAATGTGATCGGCACCTTCACCATGCTTGAGGCGGCCCGTCACTACTGGAACGGCCTGTCTGGTGATGACAAGGCAAACTTCCGCTTTCTGCATGTCTCAACCGATGAGGTCTATGGATCGCTGGGCGAAACCGGACTCTTTGAAGAAGTCACGCCCTATGACCCTTCCTCGCCCTATTCGGCGTCAAAGGCAGCGTCTGATCATCTGGCCAAGGCCTGGCATCGCACCTACGGGCTGCCGGTGATTGTGTCTAACTGTTCGAACAATTACGGCCCCTTCCACTTCCCTGAGAAGCTGATCCCGCTCAACATTTTAAACGCGCTCGAGGGTAAGGCGCTGACGGTTTATGGGGATGGCTCCAACATCCGTGACTGGCTCTATGTGGAAGACCATGCCCGCGCGCTGCACCTGATCGCCTCCAAGGGGCGTCTGGGTGAGACCTATAATGTCGGCGGACGCAATGAGCGCAAAAACATCGACGTGGTCCACCGCATCTGTGCGCTGATGGATGAGATGCACCCGCAAGGCGCACCGCACGATCGCCTGATCACCTTCGTGACGGATCGTCCGGGCCATGATCACCGCTATGCTATTGATGCGACTAAGCTTGAGACCGAGCTTGGATGGAAGGCACGCGAAAACTTCGACACCGGCATTGAGAAGACGGTGCGCTGGTATCTCGATAATGAACAGTGGTGGCGCCCGCTGCGCGGTGGTGTCTACACAGGCGAGCGTCTGGGCGTTCTCGGCGAGAAGGTCTGA
- a CDS encoding glycosyltransferase 61 family protein produces MADKINSLSRLPQSDKDRLIEGLIQGGYHGAETALPELSIFRPRNIQNIDAYRYSVSNDTLYYIGDHNRKHHALFFDDQGKIEFNSRYYCTHLVNFLQLIDQALFLIEESNISSATNIGENFVAIEKWFLSYGHFQDELFSINDFMQQMNLFGKATGFLDYPTDSHLDTENFKFNTNYQILDRAVFGESSLNAYTFGDGILKLRGLTLIENHITSPNFHRFPSSVSSKARLAALGSGESTGPEKVFITRSSSYRDIGNKDEAEAFFADQGFLIVNPEDISIIELIRVLANVKYVGMYFGSAMTNMIYMPKGTKVHVIQAKSYLHEGLEIWQNILKEYNIDLNVHKASDENVVDIEMLKALAFS; encoded by the coding sequence TTGGCAGATAAAATTAACTCCCTTAGTCGTCTTCCGCAGAGCGACAAGGATCGGCTCATTGAGGGGCTTATTCAAGGAGGGTACCACGGAGCAGAAACCGCTCTGCCAGAGCTTTCGATATTCCGGCCACGGAACATTCAGAACATTGATGCTTATCGATACAGTGTCAGCAATGACACGCTTTATTATATAGGTGATCACAACCGCAAGCACCACGCACTCTTTTTTGATGATCAAGGGAAAATAGAGTTCAATAGTCGTTACTATTGTACGCATCTGGTAAATTTTCTTCAGCTCATTGATCAGGCTTTGTTTCTGATAGAGGAAAGCAATATTTCATCAGCCACAAATATTGGTGAAAATTTTGTTGCGATTGAGAAGTGGTTTTTAAGCTACGGCCATTTCCAGGATGAGCTCTTTAGCATAAATGATTTTATGCAACAAATGAATCTATTTGGTAAGGCGACGGGATTCCTTGACTATCCTACGGATAGTCATTTGGATACGGAAAATTTTAAGTTCAATACGAACTATCAGATTCTTGATCGGGCTGTGTTTGGCGAATCGTCTCTGAATGCGTACACATTCGGAGATGGAATTCTAAAACTTCGTGGTTTGACTCTCATCGAAAATCACATCACCAGCCCAAACTTCCATCGCTTTCCATCGTCGGTCTCAAGCAAAGCTCGTTTAGCAGCTCTAGGAAGCGGTGAAAGCACCGGGCCAGAAAAGGTGTTTATTACGCGATCGTCATCCTACCGAGATATCGGCAATAAGGATGAAGCTGAAGCTTTTTTCGCCGATCAGGGCTTTTTGATTGTCAATCCAGAAGACATCTCAATTATTGAGCTGATAAGAGTGCTCGCCAATGTCAAGTACGTGGGGATGTATTTCGGCTCAGCCATGACTAATATGATTTACATGCCTAAGGGAACAAAAGTTCATGTAATTCAAGCCAAGTCGTATTTACACGAAGGGTTGGAAATATGGCAAAATATACTGAAAGAGTACAATATAGATCTCAATGTACACAAGGCATCCGATGAAAATGTGGTGGATATTGAGATGCTAAAGGCTTTAGCTTTCAGCTAA
- a CDS encoding WcbI family polysaccharide biosynthesis putative acetyltransferase, with product MSRKIRVSGACQTGGIIDSLKIMLPHDDVGHLPTPGVSPDDAFDEEIRTVDIWVTALPDYASEDHLSALNPRLQVLRWPQLYFPAFHPDIVIPSSGSHVITSMGCVYNSTLALWSWKEGVPVNKAIRLFEKDTLAALGYLDEWDNSAARMKNDFDACALDFSTFFLAVKRQGVFMHSNLHAKLSPIVHISRQLAMKMGAKSADVYEPIEDFLADPLIFDAVWPVYPAIADNLGVPGCFRWKSRERHASDLRTYLEISYADYDAQPIEKDNIHTGRFNPAFDALLTRQLEAAA from the coding sequence ATGTCGCGAAAGATCCGTGTTTCGGGTGCCTGTCAGACGGGGGGCATCATTGACAGCCTCAAAATCATGTTGCCACACGACGATGTGGGTCATTTGCCGACACCAGGTGTCTCGCCTGATGATGCGTTTGATGAAGAGATACGTACGGTCGATATTTGGGTCACCGCCCTGCCTGACTATGCTTCCGAAGATCATCTCTCGGCGCTTAATCCAAGACTGCAGGTTTTGCGTTGGCCACAATTGTACTTTCCCGCTTTCCACCCGGACATTGTCATTCCTTCGTCTGGTTCTCATGTCATTACGAGTATGGGGTGCGTCTATAATTCGACCCTTGCTTTGTGGAGTTGGAAAGAAGGAGTGCCGGTTAACAAAGCCATTCGGCTTTTTGAAAAGGATACATTGGCCGCTCTCGGTTATTTGGATGAATGGGATAACAGCGCGGCTCGTATGAAAAATGATTTCGACGCCTGCGCCCTAGATTTTTCCACGTTTTTCCTTGCGGTCAAACGCCAAGGTGTGTTCATGCACTCTAACCTCCACGCTAAGTTGTCTCCGATCGTTCATATCTCGCGCCAATTGGCCATGAAGATGGGCGCTAAGTCCGCTGATGTTTACGAACCTATCGAGGATTTCTTGGCCGATCCTCTGATCTTTGATGCTGTTTGGCCTGTCTATCCCGCCATTGCAGACAATTTAGGGGTGCCGGGTTGTTTTCGCTGGAAATCGCGTGAGCGCCATGCCTCGGATCTGAGAACGTATCTTGAAATCAGTTATGCTGATTACGACGCACAGCCTATAGAGAAAGATAATATACATACCGGCCGCTTTAACCCGGCGTTCGATGCCTTGTTGACGCGTCAACTGGAGGCTGCGGCATGA
- a CDS encoding GSCFA domain-containing protein yields MNPYSKLEDYAFWSRSMSRPAPSQIDPCVSGRIISPTDKVVTIGSCFAQHLGRFIRTSGLNYYVPEAGPDDMPETEKAIRNYGTFSGRYGNVYTVRQLNQMFDRAFGLFSPEDDRWEHKGCLVDAFRPQIQPEGFGSESELEADRASHLAYVRNIFTEADFLIFTLGLTEGWRSKKDGAIYPVAPGVSGGTFDPVKYEFVNFTAAECEADLAMFLEKLRGVNPRAEVILTVSPVPLIATYEPRHVWVSTTYSKAALRVAADSAERNFPNVTYFPSYEIITSPAAQGRYYADDLRQVTDMGVKHVMRVFSKHFFSPGQVSSAPASMPFHIVAQDNPGIVCDEEVIEKSLHQN; encoded by the coding sequence ATGAACCCTTATAGTAAGCTTGAGGACTACGCGTTTTGGTCTCGCTCTATGTCGCGTCCAGCACCGTCGCAAATTGACCCCTGCGTGAGTGGCCGGATAATTTCCCCGACCGACAAGGTTGTGACAATTGGAAGTTGTTTTGCGCAGCATCTGGGTCGTTTTATCCGAACCAGCGGGTTAAACTATTATGTGCCCGAAGCTGGTCCTGACGACATGCCTGAAACTGAAAAAGCCATACGCAATTATGGCACTTTTTCTGGGCGATACGGCAATGTTTACACAGTCCGCCAACTAAACCAGATGTTTGATCGTGCCTTCGGTCTATTTTCACCCGAGGATGATCGTTGGGAGCATAAAGGTTGTCTCGTCGACGCCTTTCGACCGCAGATTCAACCTGAAGGATTTGGATCTGAGAGTGAGCTTGAAGCTGATCGCGCTTCCCACCTTGCATATGTTCGAAATATTTTTACAGAAGCCGACTTTTTGATTTTTACACTAGGGCTGACGGAAGGCTGGCGGTCAAAGAAAGACGGCGCCATTTACCCGGTTGCGCCAGGTGTGAGTGGTGGGACATTCGATCCTGTGAAGTATGAGTTCGTCAACTTCACCGCTGCAGAATGCGAAGCTGATTTGGCTATGTTTTTGGAAAAGCTTCGGGGAGTGAACCCGCGTGCAGAGGTAATATTGACGGTTTCTCCGGTACCTCTTATTGCGACCTATGAACCTCGGCACGTTTGGGTGTCAACTACCTATAGCAAGGCTGCGTTGCGCGTTGCCGCAGACTCGGCAGAGCGAAACTTCCCAAATGTGACTTATTTTCCCTCTTATGAGATCATTACCTCTCCTGCGGCACAGGGCAGGTATTATGCCGACGACTTGCGCCAAGTAACGGATATGGGCGTTAAGCATGTCATGCGGGTCTTTTCTAAACACTTTTTTTCACCCGGCCAGGTCTCTTCCGCGCCCGCAAGCATGCCGTTTCACATAGTCGCCCAGGATAATCCCGGTATTGTCTGCGATGAAGAAGTGATTGAAAAATCACTGCATCAAAACTGA
- the rfbD gene encoding dTDP-4-dehydrorhamnose reductase: protein MRIVVTGKEGQVDTSLQSLGEALGLEVIRVGLPEIDLSKPETLAEPIKAARPDVIISSAAYTAVDKAESETELAQAINGDGPGALAKIAAELDIPLLHLSTDYVFAGDKDGIYTESDAPGPVSVYGMTKLSGETQIAAATANHVILRTAWVYSPYGNNFVKTMLRLGETRDELNVVADQKGCPTYAPEIARALLHIAQRVSKDPDPKLRGIFHLTGQGETTWAGFAEVIFEGSALRGGKAVKVTPIPTEAYPTPAKRPANSRLSGEKLAEVYDLRLDPWRVSLDDCLTRLTGVAAPVKE, encoded by the coding sequence ATGCGCATTGTCGTTACAGGCAAGGAAGGTCAGGTTGACACGTCGCTGCAGAGCTTAGGCGAGGCTCTGGGCCTGGAGGTCATTCGTGTTGGCCTGCCGGAAATCGATTTATCAAAGCCTGAGACCCTGGCTGAGCCGATTAAGGCGGCAAGGCCTGACGTCATTATCTCGTCGGCCGCCTATACGGCTGTGGACAAGGCCGAGAGTGAGACCGAGCTTGCGCAGGCGATCAATGGAGATGGCCCCGGCGCACTGGCGAAAATTGCAGCTGAGCTCGACATTCCGCTGCTTCATCTGTCTACGGATTATGTGTTCGCAGGTGACAAGGACGGCATCTATACGGAGAGTGATGCGCCGGGCCCTGTGAGCGTTTATGGCATGACGAAGCTTTCTGGCGAAACCCAGATAGCGGCAGCCACGGCCAATCACGTCATTCTGAGAACGGCCTGGGTCTATTCTCCCTATGGCAACAACTTCGTCAAAACCATGCTGCGCCTTGGTGAGACGCGTGACGAGCTGAATGTTGTGGCCGACCAGAAAGGCTGTCCGACCTATGCGCCGGAGATTGCGCGCGCCTTGCTGCACATTGCCCAGAGGGTGTCCAAAGATCCCGATCCCAAGCTGCGGGGGATATTCCATCTGACGGGGCAGGGCGAGACGACCTGGGCAGGGTTTGCCGAGGTGATCTTTGAAGGCTCTGCCTTGCGCGGCGGGAAGGCTGTGAAGGTCACACCGATCCCGACCGAGGCTTATCCGACGCCGGCGAAACGTCCGGCGAACTCGCGTCTCAGCGGCGAGAAGCTGGCTGAGGTTTATGATCTGCGCCTGGATCCATGGCGTGTGTCTCTCGACGACTGCCTGACGCGCCTGACGGGCGTGGCGGCCCCCGTGAAGGAGTAA
- a CDS encoding class I SAM-dependent methyltransferase, whose product MSESRLMRDGGEIDGEKLLDYLKDATGATFLRSLRRPLPREMPDLEWSKTHFLQSLPTKGRYLDLGCGNNSPWYTKQFLPEWHYIGLDVEDYNQQNKTIADEYIVTTGSEFCDAIGRYADTIDAVMSSHNLEHCDNRDLTVRYMAQALKTGGRLFMSFPCADSVNFPGRGGCLNYHDDYTHQGSPPDFGRTISILTEEGVKILYATTRYQPPIGWLMGLQDEPESSGSREVKLGTWWYWGFETLIWGEKL is encoded by the coding sequence ATGAGCGAGAGCAGATTAATGCGAGACGGTGGGGAAATAGATGGCGAAAAACTCTTGGACTACCTCAAAGATGCGACAGGAGCGACATTTTTAAGATCGTTACGCCGGCCGCTACCGCGTGAAATGCCCGATCTAGAATGGAGCAAAACGCACTTTTTGCAGAGTTTGCCGACAAAAGGACGTTATCTCGACCTAGGCTGCGGCAACAACTCTCCTTGGTACACAAAGCAGTTTTTACCGGAGTGGCACTATATAGGCTTAGATGTTGAAGACTATAATCAGCAAAATAAAACAATTGCTGACGAATATATTGTGACAACAGGTTCCGAATTTTGCGACGCTATTGGCCGATATGCGGACACCATAGATGCAGTCATGTCTTCTCACAATTTGGAACACTGCGATAATCGCGACTTAACTGTGCGCTACATGGCACAAGCACTTAAAACCGGAGGAAGGCTTTTCATGTCTTTCCCCTGCGCAGACAGCGTAAATTTCCCTGGGCGGGGCGGCTGCCTGAATTATCATGATGATTACACTCACCAGGGGTCTCCTCCCGATTTCGGCCGAACCATTTCTATCCTCACCGAAGAAGGCGTGAAAATTTTATACGCAACAACCCGTTATCAACCACCAATCGGATGGCTAATGGGTCTGCAAGACGAACCGGAATCTTCTGGTTCCCGAGAAGTTAAGCTCGGAACCTGGTGGTATTGGGGGTTTGAAACATTGATTTGGGGTGAAAAACTTTAA
- a CDS encoding glutamate racemase: MAIGVFDSGVGGLSIHRALVDRMPGADFIYLGDQKHAPYGERSGEEIVELTRQGCETLFNAGASIVVLGCNTASAVALRRLQSTWLADYRKSIGRPVNVLGIIVPTIEAATGLPWEHEAERRGAKIENVDVLGIFCTTATARSRVYEIEIDKRRQDLAVFTEPCIGLAAMIEAGESEEKLTAVVESRVQALKTRIGRYPDRAILGCTHYEIIGELFKAALPEGTPLIHQPSSVANALESYIARHPEYAIGTSANHAFLTTGVPGLQSEIVAAFWGAPISFEAI; this comes from the coding sequence ATGGCGATTGGGGTTTTCGATTCTGGCGTTGGCGGATTGAGTATTCACCGGGCGCTGGTTGATCGGATGCCTGGTGCGGATTTCATTTATCTAGGTGATCAGAAGCACGCGCCCTACGGCGAGAGATCAGGTGAGGAAATTGTTGAGCTCACCCGACAGGGCTGCGAGACCCTTTTTAATGCCGGCGCTTCGATAGTGGTGCTTGGATGCAATACGGCCTCAGCCGTCGCCCTTCGCCGGCTTCAATCAACATGGCTTGCCGATTACCGGAAGTCGATAGGCCGTCCGGTTAATGTATTAGGCATCATTGTTCCAACCATTGAGGCCGCTACCGGCCTGCCCTGGGAGCACGAAGCCGAACGTCGTGGAGCGAAAATTGAGAATGTCGACGTCTTAGGCATATTTTGCACGACGGCGACTGCCCGCTCGAGAGTCTATGAAATTGAAATCGATAAGCGCCGTCAGGACCTCGCCGTCTTTACTGAACCGTGCATAGGTTTGGCAGCTATGATTGAGGCTGGAGAAAGCGAAGAGAAGTTGACAGCCGTTGTCGAGAGCCGCGTTCAGGCTCTTAAGACGCGCATTGGACGATACCCTGACCGAGCCATCTTGGGCTGCACGCACTACGAAATCATCGGAGAGCTGTTTAAAGCCGCGCTTCCTGAGGGGACCCCGCTCATTCACCAGCCGTCATCGGTTGCAAACGCGCTAGAGAGCTACATTGCCCGTCATCCTGAATACGCCATCGGGACATCGGCCAACCATGCTTTCCTGACAACCGGCGTACCCGGCCTTCAGTCTGAAATAGTTGCTGCCTTTTGGGGCGCTCCCATCTCGTTCGAAGCCATCTAA
- a CDS encoding glycosyltransferase family 2 protein: protein MFEKLKLYSNKAWGLAFNPRRLIKALRTVIKQRNQAVGIKTFRATSSPPPSVALKREPVAPFETAESTMVSIIIPTKIRHDLLKDCLASLRHIKRVSHETIIVDNGATHPDMIALLEEAANIPNTKIVRHDIPFNFSKLCNLGAERARAPNLLFLNDDIEALDGTWLAEMCSFLARPDVGVVGARLLYPSRDLQHAGIATNLLPGPGHPWRHSGEKIWATHPVLSMAGEVDAVTGACLLIKKEVFERVSGFDELNFPITQNDVDLCLKVRRLGLRVVYTPTATLLHKESQSRPHDDRRDQQVRQETERRALFERHSDFCRFSVFYPTHLRRDTENADLAS from the coding sequence ATGTTTGAAAAACTTAAACTGTATTCCAACAAAGCTTGGGGGTTGGCGTTTAACCCTCGTAGATTGATAAAGGCTCTTCGCACTGTAATCAAACAGCGCAATCAGGCAGTAGGAATAAAGACTTTCCGAGCGACATCATCACCACCGCCCTCAGTTGCTCTGAAACGAGAGCCTGTGGCCCCGTTCGAAACCGCGGAAAGTACGATGGTTTCGATCATTATACCTACCAAGATTCGGCATGACCTGCTTAAAGATTGCCTCGCCTCGCTAAGGCACATAAAACGAGTCTCGCACGAAACTATCATTGTAGATAACGGCGCCACTCACCCAGACATGATCGCATTGCTTGAAGAAGCTGCGAACATTCCGAATACGAAAATAGTTCGCCATGATATTCCCTTCAACTTTTCAAAGCTTTGCAATCTGGGAGCTGAGCGAGCCAGGGCACCAAATCTTTTGTTCCTGAACGACGACATCGAGGCATTAGACGGGACCTGGCTAGCCGAAATGTGTAGTTTCCTAGCGAGGCCTGACGTGGGCGTCGTAGGCGCACGGCTTCTGTACCCATCTCGCGATTTACAGCACGCAGGCATAGCAACGAATCTATTGCCAGGACCGGGCCATCCCTGGCGTCATTCAGGTGAAAAAATCTGGGCCACACATCCAGTTCTTAGCATGGCAGGAGAAGTGGATGCTGTAACCGGCGCTTGCTTACTGATAAAAAAAGAAGTTTTTGAAAGAGTTTCCGGCTTCGACGAACTCAACTTCCCAATTACGCAGAATGACGTGGACCTGTGTCTTAAGGTTCGCCGTTTGGGCCTGCGTGTCGTTTATACTCCAACCGCGACCTTGCTACACAAAGAAAGTCAATCTCGGCCACACGACGATAGGCGTGATCAACAAGTTCGCCAAGAAACCGAACGTAGAGCACTATTTGAGCGGCACTCAGATTTCTGCCGGTTCTCAGTTTTTTATCCAACCCACCTTAGACGTGACACGGAAAACGCGGATTTAGCTTCATAA
- the rfbC gene encoding dTDP-4-dehydrorhamnose 3,5-epimerase, producing MQIKTYNIEGLALLTPKKFGDNRGYFMEAFKAAWFRESVADVTFVQDNQSLSGQVGTIRGLHYQKLPCGQGKLVRCLRGAIFDVAVDIRPESSTFGQWVGETLTPDNALQLWIPEGFAHGFCTLEPDTEVFYKVTSPYSPTHDAGLAFDDPEIGIEWPIDLAAAVLSDKDKVQPKLSSLR from the coding sequence ATGCAGATAAAGACGTATAACATTGAGGGTCTTGCGCTTCTCACACCTAAAAAATTTGGTGACAACCGGGGCTACTTTATGGAGGCGTTCAAGGCCGCCTGGTTCCGTGAGAGTGTAGCGGATGTGACGTTTGTGCAGGACAATCAGTCTTTGTCGGGGCAGGTGGGCACGATCCGGGGGCTGCATTATCAGAAGTTGCCATGTGGCCAGGGCAAGCTCGTACGCTGCCTTCGGGGGGCGATTTTTGATGTGGCGGTTGATATTCGTCCGGAGTCTTCGACCTTTGGTCAGTGGGTGGGGGAGACCCTTACGCCTGACAATGCGCTTCAGTTGTGGATCCCTGAGGGTTTTGCCCACGGTTTTTGTACGCTCGAACCGGATACGGAAGTTTTCTATAAGGTGACGAGCCCCTACAGCCCGACTCATGACGCGGGTTTAGCGTTTGATGACCCTGAGATCGGCATTGAGTGGCCGATCGATCTGGCGGCAGCGGTCTTGTCGGATAAGGATAAGGTTCAGCCTAAGCTATCAAGCCTGCGCTAA
- a CDS encoding M3 family metallopeptidase: protein MDRRMVIGLMTSAGLLPGVALANAGGNFLTQAWTGPYGGVPPFDKVKIEDFENAFDLAMKAQREEISAITNSKSAPTFENTIVALETSGAAMERVSTLYGVWSGGLSTPDLQAIAKRLSPKLAAFGDEINQNEALFQRIKSVYDKRASLKLTPEQDRLLWVTYNGFVRSGAALSPQAKTRVAEINKELSTLFNQFSDNLLHDEEQVLFLSKDDLPGLSDGFLASAAAAARAAGKDGLYAIPNTRSAMEPVTTFCTNRATREKVWRLFVNRGDNADQWDNNALIKKILKLRVERAKLRGYPTHAHWRVENAMAKTPENAMTLMESVWPAAVKRVHEEVADMQKVADSEKAGITIAPWDYRFYAEKVRKARYDLDENEIKPYLQLDKLVEGMFWAAGQSYGFGFKKVEGLPVFHEDVTTYEVSREGKVMGLFYFDPYARKGKRSGAWMNAYRSQSREAGKFVMPIVSNNSNFLEAAPGEPILVSWDDATTLFHEFGHAIHGLSSNVTYASLSGTSVARDYVEFPSQVNERWLSTPEVLSRFALHYKTKAPMPAELLEKIKKAENFNQGFATVEYLSSALIDMKLHLAGDADIDPDAFERDELAKLGMPKEIVMRHRTPQFAHVFSSDGYSAGYYSYLWADVVAADCSEAFAEAPKGFYDQTVAGRMMKYILSVGNTIDPAEAYRQFRGRDADPAALMRSRGFA, encoded by the coding sequence ATGGATCGCCGCATGGTTATCGGACTGATGACGTCAGCAGGCTTGTTGCCGGGAGTAGCTCTTGCGAATGCAGGGGGCAACTTTCTGACCCAGGCCTGGACAGGCCCGTATGGTGGTGTACCCCCGTTTGACAAGGTCAAAATTGAAGATTTCGAAAACGCGTTTGACCTAGCGATGAAGGCGCAGCGCGAGGAAATTTCGGCCATTACAAACAGTAAGTCGGCTCCGACGTTTGAAAATACCATTGTGGCGCTAGAGACCTCGGGTGCTGCGATGGAGCGGGTCTCTACGCTCTATGGTGTGTGGAGCGGCGGTCTTTCGACACCTGATCTCCAAGCCATTGCCAAGCGCTTGTCTCCGAAGCTCGCGGCCTTTGGCGATGAAATCAACCAGAATGAAGCGCTCTTCCAACGCATTAAGTCAGTCTATGACAAACGCGCTTCGTTGAAGCTGACTCCTGAGCAAGACCGCCTGCTCTGGGTGACCTATAACGGCTTTGTGCGTTCAGGCGCCGCCTTGTCGCCCCAGGCGAAAACACGCGTTGCGGAGATCAATAAAGAGCTCTCAACCCTTTTCAATCAGTTCTCTGATAATCTTTTGCATGACGAAGAACAGGTCCTCTTCCTCAGCAAAGATGACCTTCCGGGTCTTTCAGACGGTTTTTTGGCTTCAGCGGCTGCGGCGGCTAGGGCTGCGGGCAAGGATGGTCTTTACGCTATCCCCAACACCCGATCCGCGATGGAGCCGGTCACGACTTTTTGCACGAACAGGGCCACCCGCGAAAAGGTTTGGCGTCTGTTTGTCAACCGAGGTGACAATGCGGATCAGTGGGACAATAACGCGCTCATCAAAAAAATCCTGAAGCTTCGTGTTGAGCGGGCAAAGCTCCGCGGCTATCCCACGCATGCCCATTGGCGTGTAGAGAATGCGATGGCAAAGACCCCAGAGAATGCCATGACGCTCATGGAGTCTGTGTGGCCGGCTGCGGTCAAGCGCGTTCATGAAGAAGTCGCCGACATGCAAAAAGTCGCCGACTCCGAAAAGGCAGGGATAACGATCGCCCCGTGGGACTATCGCTTTTACGCAGAGAAGGTGCGTAAGGCGCGCTATGATCTCGACGAAAATGAAATCAAGCCCTACCTGCAGCTTGATAAGCTCGTAGAAGGCATGTTCTGGGCGGCGGGGCAGAGCTATGGCTTTGGTTTCAAAAAGGTGGAAGGCCTGCCCGTTTTCCACGAGGATGTGACGACCTATGAGGTCTCGCGCGAAGGCAAGGTCATGGGCTTGTTCTACTTCGACCCCTATGCGCGCAAGGGAAAGCGTTCCGGCGCCTGGATGAATGCCTATCGCAGCCAGTCGCGCGAAGCCGGTAAGTTTGTCATGCCGATCGTGTCTAACAATTCAAATTTCCTGGAGGCTGCTCCGGGCGAGCCGATACTCGTTTCCTGGGATGATGCGACGACACTTTTCCATGAGTTCGGCCATGCCATCCATGGTCTGTCGTCTAATGTCACTTATGCGTCGTTGTCGGGAACATCAGTGGCACGCGACTATGTTGAATTCCCCTCTCAGGTGAATGAGCGTTGGCTGTCTACTCCCGAAGTGCTTTCAAGGTTCGCACTTCACTACAAGACCAAGGCCCCTATGCCGGCTGAACTGCTGGAGAAGATCAAGAAGGCGGAGAACTTCAATCAGGGCTTTGCTACGGTTGAGTATCTTTCCTCAGCCCTGATCGATATGAAGCTGCATCTGGCGGGAGACGCTGACATCGATCCAGACGCATTCGAGCGGGACGAACTGGCAAAACTTGGCATGCCCAAAGAGATCGTCATGCGCCACCGCACGCCGCAGTTTGCGCACGTGTTCTCATCGGACGGCTATTCAGCTGGTTACTATAGCTATCTGTGGGCAGACGTCGTGGCTGCGGATTGCTCGGAAGCCTTTGCTGAAGCGCCCAAAGGTTTTTACGACCAGACTGTCGCTGGCCGCATGATGAAATACATCCTTAGCGTCGGCAATACGATAGATCCGGCTGAGGCGTATCGTCAGTTCCGCGGTCGCGATGCGGATCCGGCCGCCCTCATGCGTTCGCGTGGATTTGCGTAG